The genomic region AGGATAACGGCCAGAGCGCTGGCCATATTGGGGTTAAGGAACATATCTCCGGAAATTAAAGCCCCGATGCGAATAGGTATTAAATTGTAGTTGCCGTTCGTCAGGGCGTAGGCTGTGGCATAGGCTCCCATGGCGTTGGCAAAGAGAATGCTAAAGGTCCCCAGGATGCCGGGCAGCAACACCGGGATGCCTACGTAACGCCAGAAGGAAAATTTGGAAGCCCCGAGAATGCTGGCCGCTTCCTTCCATTCCTCTTTAATGCCGTCATAGGACGGGTACAGCAGCAAGATGCCCAGGGGTATCTGAAAGTAAATGTACACGACCGTCAAGCCGGCAGCGGAATAAAGGTTAAAATGATGAAACACATCTAATCCGCATCGTTGCAGCAGCAGGGTAAACAGACCGTTATTTCCCAATAAAATCATAAAGGCAAAGGCCAGAGGCACTCCGGCAAAATTGGAAGTCATGTTGGATAGCATCAATACCCTTTCTCTGCTTTTAACTGACAGTTTGGAGAGGGAATAGGCTCCAAGGATGGCAATGAGAATACCTGCCAGGCTGGACAGTAAAGAAATGTACAGGCTGTTGCGCAGGCTTTGAAGATAAAACTTATTGTGAAAGATCTCCCGGTACAGGTCCAGGGTATAGTTGCCGTTGTCCGGATCTATAAAGCTGTCATGAGCGATGGATAAGATTGGTAGAATTTCAAACAATATCAACAGCAGGGTAAAGGGTAACAACCCCAGCAACAGGAAGAATTTTTGCTTTTTGTACATTGATACAACCCCTTGTTACTCTTTTAAATGTGATAGACATCCTGCTATTCGCAGAATGTCTGTCCTGGGAAACGGTAATCAATCATTTTTTTTGTTGGTGGGATGTTAAGTAACTTACAGATGGCTGGCGCTATTCCCAGTTGTGGAACTTGCCCCCGGGGGGTCACTTTTTTAAAACTGGAACCAAGGGTCCAGAGGGGTACGATCCTTTCCTCTTCCCCTGTGCCGCCGTGTATGGCCTGGCTGGTCATGCCGTGATCCGAGGTGATGATGACCTGGTAGTCCTCTTCCAACCACCGGGGAATCAGCATGGCCAGGAGACCATCTGTTTCGATTGCCCTCTGGTTATACTCCCTAGAGTTACTCCCGTACAGGTGGCCTGCATAGTCCATCCCCATAGGATGTATTAACAGAAAGTCCGGGTTGTATTTTATTCTTAAAATTTCCCCGTCATAAAACAGGTGACTGTCCGGATAGGCATCGTCAAAGTAAAATTTACCCTGCTGAATGGTTAGGGTGGTGTCGCTTTGTTCCCGGTCACGCACCGGGTCAAAGGGAGCACGGTTATACAGCTCACTGATCCAGTAGTAGGCTGCTGCCGCAGTTGTTAAACCGTTGGCCCGGGCCAGGGAAAACAAGCTTTCTTCACGGGACAGGCGCGCCATCTTGTTGTTGACAATGCCGTGAATATGAGGCGGTGTTCCCGTCAGGATGGTTTCATATAAAGGTCTGGAACTGGTGGGCAGTTCTGTTTTTACCTGGTAGAGCTGGGCAACTTCCTGTTCCACCAGGTGCTGCAAGTACCCCATACAGGACAATGCAGTACCGTAATTTAAGCCATCGATAAGAACCAGGATTACTCTGTTATGCATGACAGGAATTTCTCCTACTGCATATTAATTAGGACTTTTTCCTGCCATAATTGAGGCAGCTTTTTGGCAGTGGTTTCCCATGCCTTAAAATCTTGAATGGGTTTTGCGTTTTTATATTCCTCTTTGGGTAGCAGTATCGCCTTTACATCATCAGGAAGTGTTACGTTATCCCTAATGGGGCGGGCATAACCCTTAGCCAAATTGATCTGTCCCTGATCACTCAGTATATATTCACGGGCCAGCATAGCTGCATGGGGGTGGGGGGCATACTTGTTGATAATGGTGGCATAGCCACTTACCACTGATCCGTCGCTGGGGATGCAAACCTCATAATTTTCTTTACCCAACCGGTCCCGGTAGCCTAATGCATTAAAATCCCACAGAATTCCTACCTCAACTTCTCCCTTTTCCAGGTTGGCGATACTGGGATCCAGCGTGGAAAGCCTTTTTTGTTTCGCTAACTGCGCGTAGAAGTCCAATGCCGGTTCGATGTTGGATTCATTACCACCCAAGGCTAAAGCGGTTGCCAGGATAGCATTCTGGGCCTGGGCAGCTTTACTAACATCTCCAACAGCCACCTTATAATTTCCTTTTAAGAGGTCCGCCCAGCTCTTTGGTGGGTCTTTAACAATTTTTTTATTAACAATGAAGGCAATTGTACCCTGGTAGCCAACTATCCAGTGTCCGTCCTTATCTTTTGCCCATGCAGGAATATCATTCCAGTAAGAAGTTTTATAAGGTTGAGTCACACCTTTGGTAACAGCAACGGGGGCGAATGTAAGACCAATATCTCCGATATCCGCCGTGGGTTTGTCTTTTTCAGCTTCAAATTTGGCAATCTCTTCTGCACTGGACATGTCTGTGTCGGTGTGTTGCAAACCATATATTTTAGATAAGTCATTCCAGGTATCTTTCCAGTTAGCCCAACTGTCCGGCATCCCTACGCTGACAATCTTACCTTCTTCTTTTGCCTTTTTCGTGATTTCATCCAGTGATAAATTAGCTGCTGTCTGTTTGGTTGCCCCGCTGTCGGCGCTTGTACCGCAACCCGTCACGAGTGTTGTAGCAAGCACAGCCAGCATACACAGGGCAATAAGTTTTTGCTTAACCTTGCTATAAAGTTTCATAGAAAAAATAACCTCCTTAGAAATGATTTCAAAGTATATGTTAGTTTAGTAAGATTAAGAAAAGTAGAGGTTTACTGTTAGCTTTAGGTAAAATACTTTAGGTAAAATATATGGTATTTTATTGATTGATGTTGTTTTTTGAACAGTGTAATATCTTAATCTGTACTTTATTGTGCAGCTAGGTACATCCATAAATAATCCGGTAAATAAAATCACATAGAAAAAGAAAAAGCATGCTCTTTTTGCGGTATTGTTTAATCGCCAGACCAAACAAACCAGACAAAGAAGCATACTTTTTACCTTTATGATTACACAGCTTT from Desulfotomaculum nigrificans DSM 574 harbors:
- a CDS encoding ABC transporter substrate-binding protein codes for the protein MKLYSKVKQKLIALCMLAVLATTLVTGCGTSADSGATKQTAANLSLDEITKKAKEEGKIVSVGMPDSWANWKDTWNDLSKIYGLQHTDTDMSSAEEIAKFEAEKDKPTADIGDIGLTFAPVAVTKGVTQPYKTSYWNDIPAWAKDKDGHWIVGYQGTIAFIVNKKIVKDPPKSWADLLKGNYKVAVGDVSKAAQAQNAILATALALGGNESNIEPALDFYAQLAKQKRLSTLDPSIANLEKGEVEVGILWDFNALGYRDRLGKENYEVCIPSDGSVVSGYATIINKYAPHPHAAMLAREYILSDQGQINLAKGYARPIRDNVTLPDDVKAILLPKEEYKNAKPIQDFKAWETTAKKLPQLWQEKVLINMQ
- a CDS encoding alkaline phosphatase family protein → MHNRVILVLIDGLNYGTALSCMGYLQHLVEQEVAQLYQVKTELPTSSRPLYETILTGTPPHIHGIVNNKMARLSREESLFSLARANGLTTAAAAYYWISELYNRAPFDPVRDREQSDTTLTIQQGKFYFDDAYPDSHLFYDGEILRIKYNPDFLLIHPMGMDYAGHLYGSNSREYNQRAIETDGLLAMLIPRWLEEDYQVIITSDHGMTSQAIHGGTGEEERIVPLWTLGSSFKKVTPRGQVPQLGIAPAICKLLNIPPTKKMIDYRFPGQTFCE
- a CDS encoding ABC transporter permease, which translates into the protein MYKKQKFFLLLGLLPFTLLLILFEILPILSIAHDSFIDPDNGNYTLDLYREIFHNKFYLQSLRNSLYISLLSSLAGILIAILGAYSLSKLSVKSRERVLMLSNMTSNFAGVPLAFAFMILLGNNGLFTLLLQRCGLDVFHHFNLYSAAGLTVVYIYFQIPLGILLLYPSYDGIKEEWKEAASILGASKFSFWRYVGIPVLLPGILGTFSILFANAMGAYATAYALTNGNYNLIPIRIGALISGDMFLNPNMASALAVILGLMLISLTLINEILFKQKKGLNHE